A window of the Schlesneria paludicola DSM 18645 genome harbors these coding sequences:
- a CDS encoding acyl carrier protein — protein sequence MPSIAECEQDTIATLKDLTEGWDSAATSNIQTSTSIINDLGFESLDVVYLVSAIEQRYGRRDLPFERLLMTEGRYVDDLNVHQIAQFLHQHL from the coding sequence ATGCCATCGATCGCTGAATGTGAACAAGACACCATCGCCACCTTGAAGGACCTGACTGAGGGTTGGGACTCCGCCGCCACAAGCAACATCCAAACGAGCACCTCGATCATCAACGATCTGGGATTTGAGTCATTGGACGTTGTCTATCTGGTCTCGGCCATTGAACAGCGCTATGGGCGACGTGATTTGCCCTTCGAACGCCTGTTGATGACGGAAGGCCGCTATGTCGACGACCTCAATGTTCATCAGATCGCACAATTCCTTCATCAGCATCTCTGA
- a CDS encoding alkaline phosphatase family protein gives MRTVLFGLDGATYTVLDSLMKQGVMPNLSAFCQRGARANLTSTPLPITPQAWTSLATGRSMGHHGIHDFVRMEQTDQGVFLRFNNARDNHCPTIFKRLSDQGKRVTALNYYGMAPAEPVNGHIMPGFVPGRYLKRSSYPADLFNRLQKVPHFDVSILGLDLDVEKEGLAEMPAERWAEWIHHHIERERAWFSTLEYLMEHEPSDLTAIVFDGVDKIQHLAYRFLDPAHAPKNPTSWEAEVTQLCHDYFRQADDFLGRTCEIVGETGRVFIASDHGFTATTEVVYINKFLNDMGYMHWKGQSAEDQKESIVVERLTQFVGTYDWERTQAVALTASCNGIYIVNVPAQQYEQFRERLINQLHALRGPDGGKVITEIKKREEWFAGPFMHRAPDLTLTLRDFGFISSLNAAQQVVTRKLPAGTHHPVGVLLGAGPGIKSGCDVGTFNILDVAPLLMHSVGAGIPSEFEGVFPDAFYEPAALAQDPVRVCSQEGDTAPGSFAESDTVISPQKTSADPGMDAEEEMMLTNRLRSLGYID, from the coding sequence ATGCGAACGGTACTTTTCGGTCTGGACGGTGCCACGTACACCGTGCTGGACTCACTGATGAAACAAGGCGTGATGCCGAATTTGAGTGCCTTCTGTCAACGTGGCGCTCGCGCAAACCTGACGTCGACTCCGCTGCCCATCACGCCGCAGGCGTGGACATCTCTCGCGACCGGGCGCAGCATGGGGCATCATGGCATCCACGACTTCGTGAGAATGGAGCAGACGGACCAGGGGGTGTTCTTGCGGTTCAACAATGCCCGCGACAACCACTGCCCAACGATCTTCAAACGCTTGTCAGATCAGGGAAAGCGTGTCACTGCGCTTAACTATTACGGAATGGCTCCGGCCGAACCGGTCAATGGGCACATCATGCCCGGATTCGTTCCGGGGCGCTATTTGAAACGGTCTAGCTATCCAGCGGATCTCTTCAACCGGTTGCAGAAGGTTCCACATTTTGACGTCTCGATTCTGGGCCTTGACCTGGACGTCGAGAAAGAAGGTCTCGCCGAGATGCCCGCCGAGCGCTGGGCCGAATGGATTCACCATCATATCGAACGAGAACGCGCCTGGTTCTCGACTCTTGAGTACTTGATGGAGCATGAGCCCAGTGACTTGACAGCGATCGTGTTTGACGGCGTCGATAAGATTCAGCACCTGGCATACCGATTCCTTGACCCGGCACATGCTCCAAAGAACCCCACGTCCTGGGAGGCCGAAGTTACGCAGTTGTGTCATGACTATTTCCGCCAGGCAGACGACTTTCTCGGTCGTACGTGTGAAATTGTCGGTGAAACCGGCCGAGTCTTCATCGCCTCAGATCATGGTTTCACGGCCACAACGGAAGTTGTCTACATCAACAAGTTTCTCAATGACATGGGCTACATGCATTGGAAAGGGCAGTCTGCAGAAGATCAAAAGGAATCGATCGTTGTCGAACGCCTGACACAATTTGTCGGAACGTATGACTGGGAGCGGACTCAGGCTGTCGCGTTGACAGCCAGTTGTAACGGCATCTACATCGTGAACGTTCCGGCTCAGCAATACGAGCAGTTCCGTGAGAGGCTTATCAATCAGCTTCATGCCCTTCGCGGTCCTGATGGCGGCAAGGTCATTACGGAAATCAAAAAGCGCGAAGAATGGTTCGCAGGACCATTCATGCACCGCGCGCCAGATCTGACGCTGACCTTGCGTGATTTTGGATTTATCTCGTCATTGAATGCCGCACAACAGGTCGTGACCCGCAAGTTGCCCGCGGGCACACATCATCCCGTGGGTGTTCTCCTTGGCGCAGGCCCAGGAATCAAGTCGGGCTGCGATGTGGGGACATTCAACATTCTCGATGTGGCCCCACTGCTGATGCACAGCGTTGGTGCAGGCATTCCAAGTGAGTTTGAAGGAGTCTTCCCCGACGCGTTCTACGAGCCGGCCGCCCTGGCGCAGGATCCCGTACGTGTTTGCTCTCAGGAGGGAGATACCGCACCGGGTTCATTTGCGGAAAGTGACACGGTCATCAGTCCGCAAAAAACCAGTGCTGATCCAGGAATGGATGCCGAAGAAGAGATGATGCTGACAAATCGGTTGCGAAGCCTGGGATACATCGACTGA
- a CDS encoding class I SAM-dependent methyltransferase has protein sequence MIEILPVNTTYEPFSHEPEYVAANQGFATRVPLGHVKRILDLACGTGTISEILISLAPGAHLNGVDYDPVQIELSSDRFRKLGFDVRTGFALTDDVVDGKPALVFGCGSATDLPFPDETFDCITIANAIHVIDDKEKLLKTISRLLKPGGLFGFNSTFYSGSVPEGTDRMYMDWLILAAKYIEEKNKKLAAAGAPTIKRVRGTTRKAFTNRWYSPSEWSDMLDNVGLKTVDTNERLVELSERSFTYVGAYGGLAEVLMSGFPVEEAAEALQNAAGPAMRGCGATVAPRNYLEMWAVKS, from the coding sequence ATGATCGAAATCTTACCAGTCAACACCACGTATGAACCATTTAGCCACGAACCGGAATATGTTGCGGCCAATCAAGGATTCGCCACACGAGTTCCACTGGGACACGTCAAAAGAATCCTGGACCTCGCATGTGGTACGGGGACCATCAGCGAAATTCTGATCAGTCTCGCTCCCGGAGCTCACCTGAACGGTGTGGATTACGATCCCGTCCAGATTGAACTCAGCTCAGATCGCTTCCGAAAACTCGGATTTGATGTGAGAACGGGCTTCGCGCTGACTGACGATGTCGTTGACGGTAAACCAGCACTGGTCTTTGGGTGTGGATCGGCAACCGACTTGCCATTTCCAGATGAAACATTCGACTGCATCACCATCGCCAACGCGATCCATGTCATTGACGATAAGGAAAAGTTGCTCAAAACCATTTCGCGACTTTTGAAACCAGGAGGCCTCTTCGGATTCAACTCGACGTTCTATTCTGGGTCCGTTCCCGAAGGAACCGATCGAATGTACATGGACTGGCTGATTCTGGCGGCGAAGTACATCGAAGAGAAAAACAAGAAGCTGGCGGCCGCGGGGGCACCGACGATCAAGCGTGTGCGTGGCACAACGCGCAAGGCGTTCACCAATCGCTGGTATAGCCCCTCCGAATGGTCCGACATGTTGGACAATGTGGGCTTGAAGACGGTGGATACCAACGAACGTCTGGTCGAACTCTCGGAACGATCCTTCACCTATGTTGGCGCGTACGGCGGACTTGCCGAAGTACTGATGAGCGGTTTCCCGGTCGAAGAAGCGGCCGAAGCCCTGCAGAATGCGGCCGGACCTGCGATGCGGGGCTGTGGAGCAACCGTGGCCCCACGAAACTATCTTGAAATGTGGGCGGTCAAATCATGA
- a CDS encoding alpha/beta fold hydrolase, with translation MSVFQCYRNRVRLSGRTVGDETTARTALLIHGLNTNMAFWHQWLVRSLSASHRLVMSDLRGHGYSDLSPDGYTCGELSDDAVAILDHNGATVVDVIAHSFGAGIALQLARRYPERVRSLTILDGRLRCVQPDLRLGEWNCFPRWAEHFARGGVHLDPNWELDCTLPMRLDGLDLTQVDSRLAADGFFVAVYSKRAMAKYRQLLMETTALADFRNPSDLTREQLREVKCPVGLVYGTISPFLATGECLADEFNTTLELVEGCGHNFPFNHPERTFEAMVKAGWPNATPSIKEPIR, from the coding sequence ATGTCTGTATTTCAGTGTTATCGAAACCGAGTCCGGTTAAGCGGACGCACCGTGGGCGACGAGACCACGGCGCGCACCGCGCTCTTGATTCATGGCTTGAATACCAACATGGCGTTTTGGCATCAGTGGTTGGTTCGATCGCTGAGTGCCTCACATCGACTGGTCATGTCCGATTTGCGTGGTCACGGATACAGCGACCTTTCCCCCGATGGCTACACCTGCGGAGAACTTTCCGATGATGCTGTCGCAATCCTGGATCACAATGGAGCCACAGTCGTTGATGTGATCGCACACAGTTTTGGTGCGGGCATCGCCTTACAACTGGCCCGGCGGTATCCCGAGCGCGTACGCAGCTTGACAATTCTGGACGGGCGACTGCGATGTGTTCAGCCCGATTTGCGCCTGGGCGAGTGGAACTGCTTTCCACGCTGGGCAGAACACTTCGCAAGAGGCGGGGTTCACCTCGATCCCAATTGGGAACTCGACTGTACCTTGCCGATGCGTCTGGACGGACTCGATTTGACGCAGGTCGATTCGCGCCTGGCTGCAGACGGTTTCTTCGTCGCGGTCTATAGCAAGCGGGCGATGGCCAAGTACCGTCAATTGCTGATGGAAACGACCGCGCTTGCCGATTTTCGAAACCCATCAGACCTGACTCGCGAGCAACTTCGCGAGGTCAAATGCCCCGTGGGACTGGTGTATGGAACGATTTCACCGTTCCTGGCGACCGGTGAGTGTCTGGCGGACGAATTCAACACCACCTTGGAGTTGGTCGAGGGATGCGGACACAACTTCCCATTCAACCACCCCGAACGGACGTTCGAGGCTATGGTCAAAGCGGGATGGCCTAACGCAACACCTTCCATTAAGGAACCCATCCGATGA
- a CDS encoding SDR family oxidoreductase, translating to MTFRPFADADNGPSAAESSLVGQVAVVIGGTSGIGRALSYVLSQRGCRVYAASRSGGRSASTTQVDMDNRSQREPDVPMITELTCDVANRSDVDRLFQNIVHSQGTLDIVVNSAGIGRGTHSRNAVAAAMHLEESEWQEVCDTNIRGMFLVARAAAGYMIPQGRGQIVNISSARSARRGQPFASAYSATKMAALAMVQALGEELAPYGIRAWSMLPDAVATDLIAKTNLAKRGAMNPIHLGHAIADLLSLPFDARWTEPLLAPFGSESLPHSTGVMS from the coding sequence ATGACCTTCAGACCATTCGCGGACGCGGACAACGGCCCATCGGCTGCCGAATCATCCTTGGTAGGTCAGGTGGCCGTCGTCATCGGGGGAACGAGCGGAATCGGCCGTGCTCTGTCGTACGTCCTTTCTCAGCGAGGCTGTCGCGTCTATGCAGCAAGCCGATCAGGAGGCCGATCGGCATCAACAACGCAAGTGGACATGGATAACCGCTCCCAGAGAGAACCCGATGTTCCCATGATCACGGAATTGACGTGCGACGTGGCAAACCGCAGTGACGTTGATCGACTCTTTCAAAACATCGTCCATTCGCAAGGAACACTCGACATTGTTGTCAACAGTGCGGGCATTGGACGAGGCACACACAGCCGCAATGCGGTTGCAGCGGCCATGCATTTAGAAGAAAGCGAATGGCAGGAGGTCTGCGACACGAACATTCGGGGTATGTTCCTGGTTGCTCGTGCGGCTGCGGGATACATGATTCCGCAGGGGCGAGGTCAAATCGTCAATATCTCGTCGGCGCGATCCGCCCGACGTGGCCAGCCATTCGCATCCGCTTACTCTGCAACAAAAATGGCCGCCCTCGCCATGGTTCAGGCCCTGGGCGAGGAACTTGCCCCCTATGGAATTCGCGCCTGGTCGATGCTGCCCGACGCGGTCGCGACAGACCTGATCGCGAAGACGAATCTTGCAAAGCGGGGTGCAATGAACCCCATCCACCTGGGCCACGCGATCGCAGACCTGTTGAGTCTACCGTTCGATGCACGGTGGACCGAGCCGTTGTTGGCTCCATTTGGCTCAGAGTCTTTACCACATTCAACGGGAGTCATGTCGTGA